Proteins encoded together in one Capricornis sumatraensis isolate serow.1 chromosome 3, serow.2, whole genome shotgun sequence window:
- the CCNF gene encoding cyclin-F — translation MGSGGVIHCRCAKCFCYPSKRRIRRRPRNLTILNLPEDVLFHILKWLSVGDILAVRAVHSHLKYLVDNHASVWACASFQELWPSPGNLKLFERAAEKGNFEAAVKLGIAYLYNEGLSVSDEARAEVNGLRASRYFSLAERLNVGAAPFIWLFIRPPWSVSGSCCKAVVHESLRAECQLQKTHRASILHCLGRVLSLFEDEEKQKQARNLFEESANHGCLTSSYLLWESDRRMDMLDPGRCLHSFRKLRDFAAKGCWEAQVSLAKACAHRHQLGLEAKASSEIVCQLFQASHAVNKQRVFSVQKGLNDTMRYILIDWLVEVATMKDFSSLCLHLTVECVDRYLQRRLVPRYRLQLLGIACMVICTRFISKEILTIREAVWLTDNTYKYEDLVRMMGEIISALDGKIRVPTVVDYKDVLLTLVPMAPRTQHLCGFLCELSLLHTSLAAYAPAHLAAAALLLARLTHGQTQPWTTQLWDLTGFSCEDLIPCVLSLHQKCFHDDAPKDYRQVSLTAVKQRFEDKRYEEISLEEVLSYGQLCAALGVKQESLEPAPFLSAGDIHAFLSSPSGRRTKRKRENSLQEDRGSFVTTPTAELSSQEETLLGSFLDWSLDYCSGYEGDQESEGEKEGDVTGPSGVLDVTVVYLSPEEHCCQESSDEEACPEEAWGPQDTQALAPGHQALRTPGPEPPPCSRWGLGKDITTSGYSSVSSTSPTDSGHALGGPPRSTSELPTGSSLNTQPCHHHARKSCLQCRPPSPPESCAPQQQVKRKNLSAHSEEEEEEDMNLGFLKL, via the exons GTACATTCCCACCTGAAGTACCTGGTGGACAACCATGCCAGCGTGTGGGCATGCGCCAGTTTCCAGGAGCTGTGGCCTTCTCCGGGGAACCTGAAGCTCTTTGAAAG GGCTGCTGAGAAAGGGAACTTTGAAGCTGCCGTGAAGCTGGGCATTGCCTACCTCTACAACGAAGGCT TGTCGGTGTCTGACGAGGCCCGGGCGGAAGTGAACGGCCTGAGGGCCTCTCGCTACTTCAGCCTGGCCGAGCGGCTGAACGTGGGCGCCGCGCCCTTCATCTGGCTCTTCATCCGCCCGCCTTGGTCGGTGTCCGGGAGCTGCTGCAAGGCTGTGGTTCACGAGAGCCTCAGGGCGGAGTGCCAGCTACAGAAA ACCCACAGGGCGTCCATACTTCACTGCCTGGGGAGGGTGCTGAGTCTCTTCGAG GatgaagagaaacagaagcaGGCCCGGAACCTGTTTGAAGAGTCCGCTAACCACGGGTGTCTGACCAGCTCATACCTCCTCTGGGAGAGTGACAGGCGGATGGAT ATGCTGGACCCCGGACGGTGCCTCCACAGCTTCCGGAAGCTCAGGGACTTTGCTGCCAAAGGCTGCTGGGAAGCGCAG GTGTCTCTAGCCAAAGCCTGTGCACATAGACACCAGCTTGGATTGGAAGCAAAAGCCTCCAGCGAGATAGTCTGCCAGTTGTTCCAGGCCTCCCACGCTGTCAATAAGCAGAGGGTCTTCTCTGTCCAGAAAGGGCTCAATGACACGATGAG GTACATCCTCATCGACTGGCTGGTGGAGGTCGCGACCATGAAGGACTTCTCGAGCCTGTGTCTCCACCTGACCGTGGAGTGCGTGGACCGGTACCTGCAGAGGCGGCTGGTGCCCCGGTACCGGCTGCAGCTGCTGGGCATCGCCTGCATGGTCATCTGCACCCG GTTCATCAGCAAAGAGATCCTGACAATCCGGGAGGCTGTGTGGCTCACAGACAACACGTACAAGTACGAGGACCTGGTGAGGATGATGGGCGAGATCATCTCGGCCCTGGACGGGAAGATCCGG GTCCCCACCGTGGTCGATTACAAGGATGTCCTGCTGACACTGGTCCCCATGGCACCAAGAACCCAGCACCTGTGCGGCTTCCTCTGTGAGCTCTCCCTGCTGCACACCAGCCTGGCCGCCTACGCCCCGGCCCACCTCGCTGCGGCCGCCCTGCTGCTGGCGAGGCTGACACACGGGCAGA CACAGCCCTGGACCACCCAGTTGTGGGACCTTACCGGCTTCTCCTGTGAAGACCTCATCCCCTGTGTCTTAAGTCTTCATCAGAAGTG CTTCCACGATGACGCCCCCAAGGACTACAGGCAGGTGTCTCTCACTGCCGTCAAGCAGCGATTCGAGGACAAGCGCTACGAGGAGATCAGCCTGGAAGAG GTGCTGAGCTACGGCCAGCTGTGTGCTGCCCTGGGCGTGAAACAGGAGAGCCTGGAACCTGCGCCCTTCCTCAGTGCGGGCGATATTCACGCCTTCCTCAGCTCACCCTCTGGGAGGAGGACCAAGCG GAAGCGGGAGAACAGCCTCCAGGAGGACAGGGGCAGCTTCGTCACCACACCCACCGCCGAGCTGTCCAGCCAGGAGGAGACGCTGCTGGGCAGCTTCCTGGACTGGAGCCTGGACTACTGCTCGGGCTACGAGGGCGACCAGGAGAGTGAGGGGGAGAAGGAGGGCGACG TGACGGGTCCCAGCGGCGTCCTCGACGTCACCGTGGTCTACCTGAGTCCGGAGGAGCACTGCTGCCAGGAGTCCAGTGACGAGGAGGCCTGCCCGGAGGAGGCATGGGGGCCCCAGGACACACAGGCGCTGGCGCCGGGCCACCAGGCGCTGCGGACCCCAGGGCCGGAGCCCCCCCCGtgcagcaggtgggggctgggcaaGGACATCACGACATCGGGGTACTCCTCCGTCAGCAGCACGAGTCCCACAGACTCCGGGCACGCCTTGGGGGGGCCCCCCCGGTCTACCTCAGAGCTGCCCACAGGCAGCAGCTTGAACACACAGCCCTGCCACCACCATGCCCGGAAGTCGTGTTTACAGTGTCGCCCCCCCAGCCCCCCGGAGAGCTGTGCTCCCCAACAGCAGGTGAAGAGGAAGAACCTGTCAGCCcacagtgaggaggaggaggaagaagacatGAACTTGGGCTTCTTGAAGCTGTGA
- the TEDC2 gene encoding tubulin epsilon and delta complex protein 2 produces the protein MVPAECSRRLVAELRDALDSCAERQRQLEQSLRVSRRLLRVWEPAETPAPEPTPGPEINEEAPSSACPPSPQDLKELELLTQALEKAVRVRKGLSKAGEGVKVPSLKSGSASTATKASAPPSTSRCTGSRAPETKPPRGVHHPWVPAKDLPGRRLLLVGDGTHMGQGAGANKTEAGLRDQQIVPQAASQFPEAFTLKDKGALLRLPEAFRKAASRNARLWAQLSSMQTGDSADAAAAATTAKTQFLQKMQTAAGLPGSMLSTAEVGRLQKACSMLRLRMREALTADPKDWMQEYRSLLTLEGLQALAGQCLHRLQELRSAVVEQPQGLWPEGPPRAALPCGGSADPVWSPQLLLYSSTQELQTLAALRLRVAMLDQQVHLEKVLMAELLPLLREQEPLGRPWLALCRAAHCLLCEGGQHFLTVLQDEPADRLSPP, from the exons ATGGTGCCTGCGGAGTGCTCTCGCCG GCTGGTGGCCGAGCTGCGGGACGCCCTGGACTCCTGCGCCGAGCGACAACGGCAGCTGGAGCAGAGCCTGCGAGTCTCCCGGCGGCTGCTGCGGGTCTG GGAACCAGCCGAGACTCCGGCTCCGGAGCCAACCCCAGGGCCAGAAATTAATGAGGAGGCCCCATCTTCAG CATGCCCACCCAGCCCCCAGGACCTCAAGGAGCTGGAGCTTCTGACccaggcactggagaaggcagtacGAGTGCGAAAAGGCCTCTCTAAGGCTGGAGAAGGAGTCAAGGTCCCCAGCCTGAAGTCTGGGTCCGCTTCCACTGCAACCAAAGCTTCTGCCCCACCCAGCACCTCACGCTGCACTGGCAGCCGTGCACCTGAGACAAAACCCCCCAGGGGTGTCCACCACCCCTGGGTGCCCGCAAAGGACCTCCCTGGGCGCAGGCTTCTGTTGGTGGGAGATGGCACCCATATGGGGCAGGGGGCCGGAGCCAACAAGACTGAAGCAGGCCTCAGGGACCAGCAGATTGTCCCCCAGGCTGCTTCTCAGTTTCCAGAAGCTTTTACGCTCAAGGATAAGGG GGCTCTACTGCGGCTGCCAGAGGCCTTCAGGAAGGCGGCTTCCCGGAATGCTCG CCTGTGGGCCCAGCTCAGCTCGATGCAGACCGGGGATTCTgcggatgctgctgctgctgccaccaccGCCAAAACCCAGTTCCTCCAGAAAATGCAGACAGCC GCAGGCCTGCCCGGCTCCATGCTCAGCACGGCAGAGGTGGGGCGCCTACAGAAGGCCTGCTCGATGTTGAGGCTTCGAATGAGGGAGGCGCTCACAGCAG ACCCCAAGGACTGGATGCAGGAGTACCGCAGCCTGCTCACCCTGGAGGGGCTGCAGGCTCTGGCAGGGCAGTGTCTGCACAGGCTGCAGGAGCTGCGCTCGG CGGTGGTGGAACAGCCGCAAGGGCTGTGGCCTGAGGGCCCCCCCAGGGCTGCCTTGCCCTGTGGAGGAAGCGCAGACCCAGTGTGGAGCCCCCAGCTGCTTCTCTACTCCAGCACCCAGGAGCTGCAGACCCTGGCAGCCCTCAGGCTGCGGGTGGCCATGCTGGACCAGCAGGTCCATCTGGAAAAG GTCCTGATGGCTGAACTGCTCCCCCTGCTGAGAGAGCAGGAGCCCCTGGGGCGCCCCTGGCTGGCGCTGTGCCGGGCTGCGCACTGCCTGCTCTGTGAGGGGGGCCAGCACTTCCTCACCGTCCTGCAAGATGAGCCTGCTGACCGACTGAGCCCTCCCTGA